From the genome of Candidatus Omnitrophota bacterium, one region includes:
- a CDS encoding YraN family protein, whose protein sequence is MSGHNVKLGKESEQEAVKYLKKHGYKIIQENYRCSFGQIDIIAQCKGTICFVEVKSRTSTDFGTASEAVTQDKQRRLTKTAVYFLKEKDLLDKSARFDVVCIDKEGGKNVIDVITDAFEMDGRFSY, encoded by the coding sequence ATGTCAGGCCATAATGTCAAGCTTGGCAAAGAATCCGAGCAGGAGGCGGTAAAGTACCTTAAGAAACACGGATATAAGATTATTCAGGAAAATTACCGTTGTAGTTTTGGCCAAATAGATATTATCGCGCAATGCAAAGGGACAATTTGCTTTGTGGAAGTAAAGTCCCGCACCAGTACTGATTTTGGGACAGCAAGCGAGGCTGTAACCCAAGATAAACAGCGCAGGCTTACCAAGACCGCAGTTTATTTCTTAAAAGAGAAAGATTTATTGGATAAGAGTGCCCGTTTTGATGTAGTGTGCATAGATAAAGAAGGCGGCAAAAACGTGATAGATGTAATTACGGATGCCTTTGAAATGGACGGCAGATTTTCTTACTAG
- the tgt gene encoding tRNA guanosine(34) transglycosylase Tgt → MFDLLHQDKNTKARLGKLVTSHGEIQTPCFMPVGTHATVKGVFPSHLKESGAKIILSNAYHVFLRPGLEVIKKAGGLHKFMSWELPILTDSGGYQVFSLPLLRKVTDEGVEFQSHIDGTKYFFTPEKVMEIQQVLGSDIMMPLDECAHYPCTKDHAQAAMDRTIVWEKRAKEFKDKNGQANQALFGIIQGATYMDLRRDCAKAILDIGFDGFAIGGVSVGEPSNLIYETIEVVEELLPKDKPRYTMGIGYPQDLLEAVERGVDMFDCVIPTRYGRNGTAFTSQGKIVARNSPYIQDFGPLDPECGCYTCKNFSRSYIRHLFNAEETLGLMLLSAHNIYFFLDLMQKARQAISEDRFAQFKKNFLEKYKV, encoded by the coding sequence ATGTTTGATCTCTTGCACCAAGACAAAAATACTAAAGCGCGGTTGGGAAAGTTGGTTACTTCTCACGGAGAAATCCAAACCCCCTGTTTTATGCCTGTGGGCACGCACGCCACAGTTAAAGGCGTATTCCCTTCGCATCTTAAAGAATCAGGGGCAAAGATCATTCTTTCTAATGCTTATCACGTATTTTTACGCCCCGGCCTAGAGGTAATTAAAAAAGCTGGAGGCTTACATAAATTTATGTCTTGGGAGCTTCCGATATTAACTGATAGCGGTGGGTATCAGGTGTTTAGCCTTCCTTTATTAAGAAAAGTTACTGATGAGGGAGTAGAATTTCAGTCGCATATTGACGGGACAAAGTATTTTTTTACTCCTGAAAAGGTAATGGAAATCCAGCAGGTTTTAGGCTCGGACATTATGATGCCGCTTGATGAATGTGCGCATTATCCTTGCACTAAGGACCACGCTCAAGCGGCGATGGACCGCACAATTGTTTGGGAGAAACGCGCCAAGGAATTTAAAGATAAAAATGGCCAAGCCAATCAGGCATTATTCGGGATTATCCAAGGGGCAACTTATATGGATTTGCGTCGGGATTGCGCCAAGGCAATTTTGGATATTGGCTTTGACGGGTTTGCTATTGGAGGAGTTTCCGTGGGTGAGCCAAGTAATTTAATCTATGAAACTATAGAAGTGGTAGAAGAGCTTTTACCCAAAGATAAACCTCGCTATACTATGGGCATAGGCTATCCCCAAGATCTTCTGGAGGCGGTGGAAAGAGGGGTAGATATGTTTGATTGCGTTATCCCTACGCGTTATGGTAGAAATGGCACAGCTTTTACTTCGCAGGGGAAAATTGTTGCGCGTAATTCACCGTACATTCAGGATTTTGGCCCGCTTGACCCGGAATGCGGTTGTTATACTTGCAAGAATTTTAGCCGTTCTTATATTCGGCATCTTTTTAATGCCGAAGAGACGCTGGGGTTAATGCTTTTATCCGCGCATAATATCTATTTCTTTTTGGATTTGATGCAAAAGGCGCGTCAGGCAATTTCCGAAGACAGGTTTGCGCAATTTAAGAAGAATTTTCTGGAGAAATATAAGGTATGA
- the trmD gene encoding tRNA (guanosine(37)-N1)-methyltransferase TrmD, with product MRIDILTIFPKMFDAVLGESMVKRAQEKGKVEINVHDLRDYTLDKHHKVDDRPFGGGSGMVMCAQPIFDAVEGIIKNSKCKIKNHNSKCKNKRPKTILLCPQGKTLNQENAKRLAKEEHLILICGHYEGVDERVRQNLVDEEISIGDYVLTGGELPAMVLIDALVRLVPGVLGDKNSLNFESFEGNLLEYPHYTRPADFRGLKTPPVLLCGDHQKIEEWRKQEAIKRTKLKRPDLLSKKERKKRKNG from the coding sequence ATGAGAATTGATATTTTAACTATTTTTCCCAAGATGTTTGACGCAGTTTTGGGTGAATCTATGGTCAAGCGCGCACAGGAAAAAGGAAAAGTAGAAATCAATGTGCATGATCTGCGCGATTACACTTTGGATAAGCATCACAAAGTTGATGACCGCCCTTTTGGCGGCGGTAGCGGTATGGTGATGTGTGCGCAGCCGATATTTGACGCGGTAGAGGGAATAATTAAAAATTCAAAATGCAAAATTAAAAATCATAATTCAAAATGCAAAAATAAAAGGCCTAAAACTATATTGCTCTGTCCTCAAGGAAAGACCTTAAATCAGGAAAATGCCAAAAGATTAGCCAAAGAAGAGCATCTTATCCTGATCTGCGGGCATTATGAGGGGGTTGATGAGAGAGTAAGGCAAAATCTGGTAGATGAAGAGATTTCCATAGGTGATTATGTTTTAACCGGTGGGGAGCTTCCGGCTATGGTCTTAATTGATGCCTTGGTCAGGCTTGTTCCCGGGGTTTTGGGGGATAAAAATTCCTTGAATTTTGAGTCATTTGAGGGTAATCTATTAGAATATCCGCACTACACCAGGCCCGCAGATTTCCGGGGCTTAAAAACTCCGCCAGTTCTTCTTTGCGGGGATCACCAGAAAATAGAAGAGTGGAGAAAACAAGAAGCAATAAAAAGGACCAAGCTTAAGCGTCCAGATTTGTTAAGTAAGAAAGAAAGGAAGAAAAGAAAAAATGGATAA
- the acsB gene encoding acetyl-CoA decarbonylase/synthase complex subunit alpha/beta, with product MSDVLIQLGEKGNQAVFGLTKDSLEKTIKEKGETTAISFPETNYFFPLANALLKMEVKTLADCRLVLKQVEAIHKNLPASNGMKLEALGGVLHKGLGTLLCEEVLASLEYLYGRHPKQGAGFLSDTLLRALGIQLVDGRIAGIAVILGPAKDAESAVKLVRDFQSRSIVSLLVGNVSGNTFQKQLESQKVEIGLDNYVVSLGDDYLSVIYAVNWAVRAALMYGGQKSGQWKEILNYTKEKVPAFVVLLNHVDEVIVATGLGALAMGFPIISDLDVPQVGKIDTTLYEALVVEKDYSKLAAKCVEARGLKVKVTNIPIPVSYAAAFEGERVRKENLHAEFGGKASTAFEFLFMRNLNEVEDGKIELIGPDVDNLPAGKKSLPLAIIVEVAGRKMQKDFEPILERQIHRFVNYAMGLMHVGQREMNWIRISKDAFVKGFRLKHIGVILHAMLHQEYSAIVDKVQVKLYTKIEDVGQLLPEAKKSYDARDERLRGMTDESVDTFYSCLLCQSFAPNHLCIITPERLGLCGAYSWLDGKASYEITPTGPNQPILKGQLLDARLGQWENTNKFMYNKSNKTIDKVSMYSLMDSPQSSCGCFECIVAIVPEANGVMVVNRDFSGMTPSGMTFTTLAGSVGGGVQTPGFLGVGKLYIASKKFISAEGGLKRLVWMPKELKELLADKLKKRSEEIGEPDFLEKIADETVAVSSEELLVFLEKVKHPALSMDALI from the coding sequence ATGTCAGACGTCTTAATCCAGTTAGGTGAAAAAGGAAATCAAGCGGTGTTTGGTTTGACCAAAGATTCTCTTGAAAAGACAATCAAAGAAAAAGGCGAAACCACCGCTATTAGTTTTCCGGAAACCAATTATTTTTTCCCCCTTGCCAATGCATTACTTAAAATGGAAGTTAAGACTTTAGCGGATTGCCGCCTTGTTTTAAAACAGGTAGAGGCAATACATAAAAATTTACCTGCTTCTAACGGCATGAAATTAGAAGCCTTAGGAGGAGTTTTGCATAAAGGTTTAGGCACGCTTTTATGTGAAGAAGTTTTAGCTAGTTTAGAATATCTATACGGCAGGCACCCCAAGCAGGGAGCGGGATTCTTATCAGATACGCTTTTGCGCGCTTTAGGCATTCAGCTTGTAGACGGAAGAATTGCCGGCATCGCGGTTATTTTGGGCCCGGCGAAAGATGCTGAATCAGCGGTCAAGTTAGTGCGCGATTTTCAAAGTAGAAGCATCGTCAGCCTTTTGGTTGGAAATGTTAGCGGTAACACTTTTCAAAAGCAGCTTGAAAGCCAGAAAGTGGAAATCGGTTTAGACAATTATGTGGTTTCTTTAGGCGATGACTATCTCTCAGTAATTTACGCGGTGAACTGGGCGGTGCGCGCGGCCTTAATGTACGGCGGGCAAAAAAGCGGGCAGTGGAAGGAAATCCTTAATTACACCAAGGAAAAGGTCCCGGCTTTTGTAGTTTTGTTAAATCATGTGGATGAAGTAATTGTGGCTACCGGCCTTGGTGCTTTGGCCATGGGTTTTCCGATTATAAGCGACCTTGATGTGCCGCAGGTGGGCAAGATCGATACTACTCTTTATGAAGCGCTTGTGGTTGAAAAGGATTATAGCAAATTAGCCGCAAAATGCGTGGAGGCCAGGGGATTGAAAGTCAAAGTTACCAATATTCCCATTCCGGTTTCTTACGCGGCAGCCTTTGAGGGTGAGCGGGTGCGCAAAGAAAACCTGCATGCTGAATTTGGCGGCAAGGCAAGCACTGCCTTTGAATTCTTGTTTATGCGCAATTTAAATGAAGTGGAAGACGGGAAGATTGAACTTATTGGGCCGGATGTGGATAATCTGCCGGCAGGAAAGAAGTCTTTACCGCTTGCTATTATTGTAGAAGTTGCCGGAAGAAAGATGCAAAAAGATTTTGAGCCGATCTTAGAGCGGCAAATCCACCGTTTTGTGAATTACGCCATGGGCTTAATGCACGTGGGCCAGCGGGAAATGAACTGGATCCGTATTTCTAAGGATGCTTTTGTTAAAGGTTTTCGCCTGAAGCATATCGGGGTTATCCTGCATGCGATGTTGCATCAGGAATATAGCGCAATTGTAGATAAAGTGCAGGTCAAGCTATATACTAAAATAGAAGACGTAGGGCAGTTGTTGCCGGAAGCAAAAAAATCTTATGATGCCCGCGACGAACGTTTACGCGGCATGACTGATGAAAGCGTGGATACTTTTTATTCATGTTTATTGTGCCAGTCATTTGCTCCTAATCACTTATGCATTATTACCCCAGAGCGTTTGGGCCTATGCGGAGCTTATTCGTGGTTAGACGGCAAAGCATCCTATGAGATTACGCCTACCGGGCCCAATCAGCCGATTTTAAAAGGGCAATTGTTAGACGCGCGCCTTGGCCAATGGGAAAATACCAATAAGTTTATGTATAACAAATCTAACAAGACTATTGATAAGGTAAGTATGTATTCTTTGATGGATTCTCCGCAGTCTTCCTGCGGATGTTTTGAGTGTATTGTGGCTATCGTCCCGGAGGCAAACGGGGTAATGGTAGTGAATCGTGATTTCTCCGGGATGACCCCAAGCGGGATGACTTTTACCACCTTAGCCGGTTCGGTTGGAGGAGGGGTGCAGACTCCGGGATTCTTAGGCGTAGGCAAGCTTTATATCGCCAGCAAAAAATTTATTTCTGCTGAAGGCGGCTTGAAGCGTTTAGTCTGGATGCCCAAAGAGCTAAAGGAATTACTAGCGGATAAATTAAAAAAGAGAAGCGAAGAAATAGGCGAACCTGATTTTTTAGAGAAAATAGCCGATGAAACAGTCGCTGTTTCATCCGAAGAATTGCTTGTGTTTTTAGAAAAGGTAAAACACCCTGCTTTAAGCATGGATGCTTTGATATAA
- a CDS encoding ribonuclease HII has translation MFDYENHFKIKGFDFVIGVDEAGRGPLAGPVVAAAVLLKNHQFKNRIDDSKKLTPQQRENAYQEIVQNSFFSLGLVDHHAIDRINILQAAKLAMEQAVIGVLDKVGVLDKKKVHVIVDGNMPLSLPVSTSTLVKGDSLCKSIACGSILAKVVRDKIMHAYEDSYPGYGFAKHKGYGTLSHRNALKKLGVCLIHRKSFLKGVNFKDVRP, from the coding sequence GTGTTTGATTACGAGAACCACTTTAAGATTAAAGGTTTTGATTTTGTCATCGGCGTGGATGAAGCCGGCCGCGGGCCATTAGCCGGGCCGGTAGTTGCCGCAGCAGTTCTTCTTAAAAACCACCAATTTAAGAACCGGATAGATGATTCTAAAAAACTTACCCCCCAACAACGTGAAAATGCTTATCAAGAGATTGTCCAAAACTCTTTTTTTTCTCTTGGTTTGGTTGACCACCATGCAATTGACAGGATAAATATCCTTCAGGCAGCAAAGCTTGCCATGGAGCAGGCGGTTATTGGGGTACTTGATAAAGTAGGCGTTCTAGATAAAAAGAAAGTGCATGTTATTGTAGATGGTAACATGCCTTTATCTTTACCGGTTTCTACAAGCACTCTTGTTAAAGGCGACAGTCTCTGTAAAAGTATTGCCTGCGGCTCAATTTTAGCAAAAGTGGTGCGGGATAAGATAATGCATGCTTATGAAGATTCTTATCCGGGTTATGGTTTTGCCAAGCACAAGGGATATGGCACGCTCTCACACAGAAACGCTTTGAAGAAACTAGGAGTTTGCTTGATCCATAGGAAGAGTTTCTTAAAAGGTGTAAATTTTAAAGATGTCAGGCCATAA
- a CDS encoding DNA polymerase I: protein MVPKRLYLIDATAFCYRAFYALPGLSTSSGQPTNAIYGFTNILKKIIEDHQPDYLAACFDISRKTFRQDKFKEYKIQRPEMPDPLKSQIPFIKDIVKAMGVKIFEKEGLEADDLIAHIAKLAKKKGIVSTIVSSDKDMLQLVDEDTFVFSPYKDSGTLYDKAKVLERYGIAPEQIPDVLSLMGDAADNLPGVPGVGEKTAVDLIKQFGSAQKLIEKVDSLKKEKLKESIKHNTQTILLVRELSFLNQPVELEFDFDDLSLGKEDKKELAEIFRKLEFKKFLKGLLAAEGQVAEGQALKDLPVLSCEEIAKLLRKDPELILSVAPDSKFSFLCAGQAFVVSDIAQIKNALEDSKIKKSGHDLKNLKLALSKEGIFLQGINFDTMLACYVLNPAESGYSLEDLSLEYLGSNPQGVETVFLLKDRLRRDLEEKSLLDLFYKIEMPLVEVLSSMEITGIKIDKRFLKILSGKIDGKLEKLIAGIYKVSGREFNINSPKQLGEVLFQELKLPIVKKTKTGPSTDEEVLTRLALEHELPKMLLEYRQLVKLKNTYVDVLPELADANDFVHTSFNQTGTETGRLSSSSPNLQNIPIKTELGSQVRKAIVCFDKESVLVSFDYSQIELRVLAHLCADKTLTDAFLSGKDVHKITASLIYDTLEEKVDSSMRDVAKRINFGIIYGLSSWGLSKDLHIPVEKAQNFIDAYFSRYPGVKDYIDKQIALAQTQGFVTTLLGRRRYLPQINDKNQGLRFFAQRQAVNTPVQGTASDLMKLAMIDIHKEISSRNFNSKMILQIHDELVFNTAKEDLKRNFVDLIRQKMEAALKLDVPLVVSVKSGNNWLEMEAAK, encoded by the coding sequence ATGGTCCCAAAACGATTATACCTAATTGATGCTACGGCTTTTTGTTATAGAGCTTTCTATGCCTTGCCCGGCTTGAGCACTTCTTCCGGCCAGCCGACAAACGCGATTTACGGCTTTACCAATATTTTAAAGAAGATCATAGAAGATCATCAGCCGGATTACTTGGCAGCGTGTTTTGATATTTCACGCAAAACCTTTCGTCAGGATAAGTTTAAGGAATACAAGATTCAGCGGCCGGAGATGCCGGACCCTTTAAAAAGCCAAATCCCCTTTATTAAGGATATTGTTAAAGCGATGGGAGTAAAGATCTTTGAAAAAGAGGGGCTTGAGGCAGATGACCTTATCGCCCATATCGCAAAACTTGCCAAGAAAAAAGGCATTGTTTCTACAATCGTTAGCTCTGACAAAGATATGCTGCAGTTGGTTGATGAGGACACCTTTGTTTTTAGTCCCTATAAAGATAGCGGCACGCTTTATGATAAAGCAAAAGTCTTGGAGCGTTATGGGATTGCCCCAGAGCAGATCCCCGATGTTTTAAGTTTAATGGGAGACGCCGCGGATAATCTTCCCGGGGTTCCGGGCGTGGGAGAGAAAACCGCGGTAGATTTGATCAAGCAGTTTGGAAGTGCCCAGAAGCTTATTGAGAAAGTGGACTCTTTAAAAAAAGAGAAATTAAAAGAATCTATCAAGCACAATACCCAGACTATCCTATTGGTTAGGGAATTATCCTTTTTGAATCAACCTGTAGAGCTGGAGTTTGATTTTGATGATTTATCTTTGGGCAAAGAGGATAAAAAAGAGCTTGCCGAGATTTTCCGCAAGTTAGAGTTTAAGAAATTCCTTAAAGGCCTGCTTGCTGCTGAAGGCCAGGTTGCTGAAGGCCAGGCGCTAAAAGATTTACCCGTATTATCTTGTGAAGAAATTGCAAAATTACTGCGCAAGGATCCGGAATTGATCTTAAGTGTTGCCCCGGATAGCAAGTTTTCATTTCTTTGCGCTGGCCAGGCCTTTGTTGTTTCGGATATCGCGCAAATAAAAAATGCCCTAGAAGACAGCAAGATCAAAAAGTCCGGGCATGATCTAAAAAATCTAAAATTAGCTCTTTCTAAAGAGGGGATTTTTCTGCAAGGCATAAATTTTGATACTATGCTGGCTTGCTATGTCTTAAATCCTGCGGAGTCCGGTTATAGTTTAGAGGATTTATCCTTAGAATACTTGGGCAGTAATCCGCAAGGCGTGGAAACTGTTTTCTTATTGAAAGATAGATTAAGGCGGGATTTAGAAGAAAAGTCGCTGCTTGACCTTTTTTATAAGATTGAAATGCCGCTTGTAGAAGTTTTATCCAGCATGGAAATAACCGGCATTAAAATAGATAAAAGATTCCTAAAAATACTTTCCGGCAAAATAGACGGCAAGTTAGAAAAACTTATCGCTGGAATTTATAAGGTTAGCGGAAGGGAATTTAATATTAATTCTCCCAAACAGTTGGGCGAGGTTTTATTCCAAGAGTTGAAGCTTCCGATAGTAAAGAAAACCAAGACCGGCCCGTCTACTGACGAAGAAGTCTTAACCCGCTTGGCCTTAGAGCATGAATTACCCAAGATGCTTTTAGAATACCGGCAGCTTGTTAAATTAAAGAATACCTATGTGGATGTTTTGCCTGAGCTGGCGGATGCTAATGATTTTGTGCACACTTCTTTTAATCAGACCGGTACTGAAACCGGAAGATTAAGCTCAAGTTCGCCTAATCTGCAGAATATCCCCATTAAAACGGAATTAGGCAGCCAAGTTAGAAAGGCAATTGTTTGTTTTGATAAGGAAAGCGTTTTGGTTTCCTTTGATTATTCACAGATAGAATTGCGCGTCTTGGCGCATTTATGCGCCGATAAAACACTAACCGATGCTTTTTTAAGCGGCAAAGACGTGCATAAGATAACCGCTTCTTTGATATATGATACCCTCGAAGAGAAAGTAGATTCTTCTATGCGTGATGTGGCCAAGAGGATAAACTTTGGGATTATCTACGGGTTAAGCTCTTGGGGGTTGTCTAAAGACCTGCATATTCCGGTTGAAAAGGCGCAAAATTTTATTGACGCTTATTTTTCGCGTTACCCCGGGGTAAAAGATTACATTGATAAACAGATAGCTTTGGCCCAGACCCAGGGCTTTGTAACTACGCTTTTAGGGCGGCGCAGATACCTGCCGCAGATAAACGATAAGAACCAGGGGTTGCGTTTTTTTGCCCAGCGGCAGGCGGTAAATACCCCTGTGCAGGGCACAGCAAGCGATTTAATGAAACTCGCCATGATAGATATTCACAAAGAAATCTCATCCAGGAATTTTAATTCCAAGATGATCTTGCAGATCCACGATGAACTTGTATTTAATACGGCAAAAGAAGATTTAAAGCGGAATTTTGTGGATTTAATCCGCCAGAAGATGGAAGCTGCGTTAAAATTAGATGTCCCGTTAGTGGTCAGTGTCAAAAGCGGAAACAACTGGTTAGAAATGGAGGCGGCAAAATGA
- a CDS encoding methylenetetrahydrofolate reductase, with translation MTFKEKLQAGKFLVTSEIGPPKGIETAQILEDAELIRNRVDAYNVTDLQSSVMRLSSFGMCVALKQKGFEPILQVTCRDKNRLALQSELLSAASLGIENVLILTGDHPSLGDHPDAKPVFDLDSVQLLQAAKKLQQGEDMKGNKLIGKPPSFCLGAVVNPGADPLEPQVMKMEKKIEAGAEFLQTQAVYDVKLFENFLNKTKHLKTPVMAGIVLLKSAGMARYMNKNVPGVFVPEDLIKEMEATKDKQATCVEIAARLIKELKPMCQGIHIMSIGWDKVVPRVLDASGL, from the coding sequence ATGACCTTTAAAGAAAAATTGCAGGCAGGAAAGTTTTTGGTGACCTCGGAGATTGGGCCGCCAAAGGGGATTGAAACCGCGCAAATTTTAGAAGATGCTGAACTTATTCGTAACAGAGTTGATGCCTACAATGTTACGGATTTGCAGAGTTCAGTGATGCGCTTAAGTTCCTTTGGTATGTGTGTCGCCTTAAAGCAAAAAGGCTTTGAGCCGATCTTACAGGTAACTTGCCGTGATAAGAATCGTTTGGCGCTGCAATCAGAATTATTGTCTGCCGCAAGCTTAGGTATAGAAAATGTTTTAATCTTAACCGGTGATCATCCGTCGCTTGGGGATCATCCTGATGCCAAACCAGTGTTTGACCTTGATTCGGTGCAGTTGTTGCAGGCCGCCAAAAAGCTACAGCAGGGTGAGGATATGAAGGGAAATAAGCTTATTGGAAAACCCCCAAGCTTTTGTCTTGGCGCGGTAGTTAATCCCGGTGCTGACCCTCTGGAACCGCAGGTCATGAAGATGGAAAAGAAAATTGAAGCGGGAGCAGAATTTCTTCAGACCCAGGCAGTTTATGATGTTAAACTTTTTGAGAATTTCTTAAATAAAACCAAGCATTTGAAGACTCCAGTTATGGCCGGGATTGTTTTATTAAAGTCTGCTGGGATGGCGCGCTATATGAATAAAAATGTCCCTGGGGTCTTTGTGCCGGAGGATTTAATTAAGGAGATGGAAGCTACTAAAGATAAACAAGCTACTTGCGTGGAAATTGCCGCGCGCCTGATCAAAGAACTAAAACCCATGTGCCAAGGAATACATATTATGTCTATCGGATGGGATAAAGTCGTTCCGAGAGTTTTAGATGCAAGCGGCCTATAA
- a CDS encoding cyclodeaminase/cyclohydrolase family protein, protein MYKDASLVKYLDDLSAKLPAPGGGSAAAMNAALGASLISMVINFTLGKPKYAKYESELKKIFAHSEKARQEFLRLVDLDVIAYSSKNLRDSLNVPFMLSRLCCELIKVCPVLVKKSNQNLISDVAVAAIMLESGFMSACFNVEINLRFLSDKKLVNSIRKELARNKKIVQKIRLKTEEQIGKIIRG, encoded by the coding sequence ATGTATAAAGACGCTTCGCTTGTGAAATATCTTGATGATTTATCAGCCAAGCTTCCTGCTCCGGGGGGCGGTTCTGCGGCAGCCATGAACGCAGCACTGGGCGCAAGCCTAATTAGTATGGTAATTAATTTTACCTTAGGCAAGCCAAAATACGCTAAATACGAATCTGAATTAAAGAAAATATTTGCGCATTCGGAGAAGGCAAGGCAAGAATTTCTGCGCTTGGTGGATCTGGATGTAATTGCCTATAGCAGTAAGAATCTGCGCGACTCGCTTAATGTGCCGTTTATGTTGTCGCGTCTTTGTTGCGAGTTGATCAAAGTCTGCCCCGTGCTTGTTAAGAAATCAAATCAGAATTTAATAAGTGACGTGGCAGTTGCCGCAATTATGCTTGAGTCAGGTTTTATGTCAGCTTGTTTTAATGTAGAAATAAATTTGAGGTTCTTAAGTGATAAGAAATTAGTAAACTCTATCAGGAAGGAACTTGCGCGCAATAAGAAAATCGTCCAGAAAATAAGGCTTAAGACGGAGGAGCAAATTGGCAAAATTATTAGAGGGTAA
- a CDS encoding DMT family protein, producing the protein MKTIVLLTISNIFMTFAWYGHLKYKQSPLWIVILVSWGIAFVEYCFQVPANRIGSYQFSTAQLKTIQEIITLVVFAVFSILYLKEDFKWNYLVGFLFIILAVVFIFKKW; encoded by the coding sequence ATGAAGACAATAGTTCTTTTGACAATTTCTAATATTTTTATGACTTTTGCCTGGTATGGGCATTTGAAATATAAGCAATCGCCACTTTGGATTGTGATTTTGGTTAGTTGGGGCATTGCATTTGTGGAGTATTGCTTTCAGGTGCCGGCAAACCGGATTGGTTCGTATCAATTCTCGACCGCCCAGCTAAAGACGATACAGGAAATTATTACTTTGGTAGTTTTTGCAGTCTTTTCAATTCTGTATCTTAAGGAAGATTTTAAATGGAACTACTTGGTAGGGTTTTTATTTATTATCTTGGCAGTAGTGTTCATATTTAAGAAATGGTAA
- the rplS gene encoding 50S ribosomal protein L19, producing MDKIKLIEQEYLKKDIPDFKVGDTIKVLTKIPEGPDKVRLHPFEGVVIARQGTGLKTSFTVRKVSFGEGIERAFNLHSPNIERIEMVRGGKVKRAKLYYLRDKVGKRATKIDEA from the coding sequence ATGGATAAGATCAAACTTATTGAGCAAGAATATCTTAAGAAAGATATCCCGGATTTCAAGGTTGGCGATACAATTAAAGTCTTAACTAAGATCCCGGAAGGCCCGGATAAGGTGCGTTTGCATCCTTTTGAGGGCGTAGTTATCGCCCGTCAGGGGACTGGTCTTAAGACTAGTTTCACCGTGCGTAAGGTTTCTTTTGGTGAAGGCATTGAACGCGCCTTTAATTTGCATTCTCCCAATATTGAGCGCATTGAGATGGTGCGTGGGGGAAAAGTTAAAAGGGCGAAATTATATTACTTGCGGGATAAAGTCGGTAAACGCGCTACAAAAATCGACGAAGCCTAA
- a CDS encoding bifunctional 5,10-methylenetetrahydrofolate dehydrogenase/5,10-methenyltetrahydrofolate cyclohydrolase, whose protein sequence is MAKLLEGKPLAEKIKEEIKLQVGSMSVKPVLASVLVGENPGAEAYVKSQEKAAQNLGIVYQFQKLPADTQEAALIEFIQKLNSDKKVNGIIIQMPLPAHIDYKKISGFIDPSKDVEGMHPANIGKILFGKAKIVPCTAASCMELLNSTGVDLYGKEVVIVGHSEIVGKPLTLLLLEKFATVTVCHIGTSKAGKLEEHVKKAEILIVAVGKAGLIKGEWVKDGAIVIDVGINRIEGKIVGDVEFEAAEKKASWITPVPGGVGPLTVTMLMRNLVNTS, encoded by the coding sequence TTGGCAAAATTATTAGAGGGTAAGCCACTAGCGGAGAAGATCAAAGAAGAAATTAAGCTTCAGGTTGGATCAATGAGTGTCAAGCCGGTGTTGGCTAGCGTCTTAGTGGGCGAGAATCCCGGGGCAGAGGCTTATGTTAAGTCACAGGAAAAGGCGGCACAGAATTTGGGCATTGTTTATCAGTTCCAGAAATTGCCTGCGGATACACAAGAAGCCGCTTTAATCGAATTTATCCAAAAATTAAATAGCGATAAAAAGGTAAATGGCATTATTATTCAGATGCCGCTACCCGCGCATATAGATTACAAGAAAATATCTGGTTTTATTGATCCCTCTAAAGATGTTGAGGGTATGCACCCGGCAAATATCGGAAAGATTTTGTTTGGCAAAGCAAAGATTGTCCCTTGTACTGCGGCAAGCTGTATGGAATTATTAAATTCTACTGGTGTGGACTTATACGGCAAGGAAGTTGTGATTGTAGGGCATAGTGAGATTGTAGGGAAGCCATTAACGCTATTGTTACTTGAGAAGTTTGCTACGGTTACAGTATGTCATATCGGAACAAGTAAGGCGGGAAAGTTAGAAGAGCATGTGAAAAAAGCGGAAATCCTGATTGTGGCAGTGGGCAAAGCAGGATTGATCAAGGGTGAGTGGGTTAAAGATGGCGCAATTGTAATTGATGTGGGGATAAATAGAATTGAAGGTAAGATTGTGGGCGATGTGGAGTTTGAGGCAGCTGAAAAGAAAGCCTCTTGGATTACTCCGGTCCCCGGTGGAGTTGGGCCATTGACAGTAACCATGCTCATGCGCAACCTCGTCAATACATCGTAG